A region from the Brassica napus cultivar Da-Ae chromosome C8, Da-Ae, whole genome shotgun sequence genome encodes:
- the LOC106423629 gene encoding protein RALF-like 31, which yields MLHSVTLVLLSILFLQTHFPISDAIAEIDAMLARNSLIGEDEELMPSEISRRVLMAQKRYIGYETLRRDMVPCQKPGASYYDCRSGQANSYNRGCETITRCARDTSDITT from the coding sequence ATGTTGCACTCTGTTACTTTAGTACTTTTATCCATTCTTTTCCTCCAAACCCACTTCCCAATCTCCGATGCCATCGCTGAGATCGACGCGATGCTGGCCCGGAACAGCCTCatcggagaagatgaagagCTAATGCCCTCGGAGATCAGCCGGAGAGTTCTTATGGCTCAGAAACGGTACATCGGATACGAAACCCTAAGGAGGGACATGGTTCCTTGTCAGAAACCAGGCGCCTCGTACTACGATTGCCGATCCGGACAAGCTAATTCTTACAACAGAGGCTGTGAGACCATTACAAGGTGTGCCAGAGACACCAGTGACATCACCACTTGA
- the LOC106437676 gene encoding adenosylhomocysteinase 1, which translates to MALIVEKTSSGREYKVKDMSQADFGRLELELAEVEMPGLMACRTEFGPAQPFKGARITGSLHMTIQTAVLIETLTALGAEVRWCSCNIFSTQDHAAAAIARDSAAVFAWKGETLQEYWWCTERALDWGPGGGPDLIVDDGGDATLLIHEGVKAEEIFEKTGQVPDPTSTDNPEFQIVLSIIKEGLQVDPKKYHKMKERLVGVSEETTTGVKRLYQMQESGALLFPAINVNDSVTKSKFDNLYGCRHSLPDGLMRATDVMIAGKVAVICGYGDVGKGCAAAMKTAGARVIVTEIDPICALQAMMEGLQVLTLEDVVSEADIFVTTTGNKDIIMVDHMRKMKNNAIVCNIGHFDNEIDMQGLETFPGVKRITIKPQTDRWVFPDTKSGIIVLAEGRLMNLGCATGHPSFVMSCSFTNQVIAQLELWNEKSSGKYEKKVYVLPKHLDEKVAALHLGKLGAKLTKLTKDQSDYVSIPVEGPYKPAHYRY; encoded by the exons ATGGCGTTGATCGTTGAGAAGACGTCGAGTGGCCGTGAGTACAAGGTCAAGGACATGTCTCAGGCCGACTTCGGTCGTCTCGAGCTCGAGCTCGCCGAAGTTGAGATGCCAGGACTCATGGCTTGCCGTACCGAGTTCGGCCCAGCTCAGCCCTTCAAAGGCGCTAGAATCACCGGATCTCTCCACATGACGATCCAGACCGCCGTCCTCATCGAAACCCTAACCGCCCTCGGCGCGGAAGTCAGATGGTGCTCCTGCAACATCTTCTCAACCCAAGACCACGCCGCCGCCGCAATCGCCCGTGACTCCGCCGCCGTTTTCGCCTGGAAAGGTGAGACGCTTCAGGAGTACTGGTGGTGCACGGAGCGTGCTCTCGACTGGGGCCCAGGTGGTGGTCCAGATCTGATCGTCGATGACGGTGGCGACGCCACGCTTTTGATCCACGAGGGAGTGAAGGCCGAGGAGATCTTTGAGAAGACGGGTCAGGTTCCTGATCCCACTTCCACTGACAACCCTGAGTTCCAGATCGTGCTTTCGATCATCAAGGAAGGTCTCCAGGTTGATCCTAAGAAGTACCACAAGATGAAGGAGAGACTCGTCGGTGTCTCTGAGGAGACCACCACCGGTGTCAAGAGGCTTTACCAGATGCAGGAAAGTGGAGCCCTTTTGTTCCCAGCCATTAACGTCAACGACTCCGTCACCAAGAGCAAG TTCGACAACTTGTACGGTTGCCGTCACTCTCTACCTGATGGTCTCATGAGGGCCACTGATGTCATGATCGCCGGAAAGGTTGCGGTTATCTGTGGTTATGGTGATGTCGGTAAGGGTTGTGCCGCTGCCATGAAAACCGCTGGTGCTAGAGTCATTGTGACCGAGATCGACCCCATCTGTGCCCTACAAGCTATGATGGAAGGGCTTCAAGTTCTGACCCTTGAGGATGTCGTCTCTGAAGCTGACATCTTTGTCACCACCACCGGTAACAAAGACATCATCATGGTTGACCAcatgaggaagatgaagaacaaCGCTATCGTCTGCAACATTGGTCACTTTGACAACGAGATTGACATGCAAGGACTTGAGACCTTCCCTGGAGTGAAGCGTATCACCATCAAGCCCCAGACCGACAGGTGGGTGTTCCCAGACACCAAGTCCGGAATCATTGTTTTGGCCGAGGGTCGTCTCATGAACTTGGGTTGTGCCACTGGTCACCCAAGTTTCGTGATGTCTTGCTCTTTCACCAACCAGGTGATTGCCCAGCTTGAGCTTTGGAACGAGAAGTCGAGCGGTAAGTACGAGAAGAAGGTGTACGTTCTACCCAAGCATTTGGATGAGAAGGTTGCGGCACTTCACTTGGGCAAGCTTGGAGCTAAGCTCACTAAGCTGACAAAGGACCAATCTGACTACGTCAGCATTCCCGTTGAAGGACCTTACAAGCCTGCTCACTACAGGTACTGA
- the LOC106441758 gene encoding uncharacterized protein LOC106441758, with the protein MAKQGRKMRTRNTFSDTETYAMRNRSHFSAKEDDDLDVEINPPQNIGTRCVQPRGSNSSGMNSINNTHSPYFLHSADYPGLCISNQKLDGLNYNNWYIVMRMSLDANNKIGFDGSLVRPAENDLLFKISIRCNNMVKSWLLNIVNQEIYDSIMYYDDAVEMWNDLYSRFRVSNLPRKYQLEQAIATFKQGSMDLSAYYTKKKTLWEQLSNTN; encoded by the coding sequence ATGGCGAAGCAAGGAAGGAAGATGAGGACTCGAAACACCTTTTCTGATACAGAAACATATGCGATGCGGAATCGATCGCATTTTTCCGCAAAAGAAGACGATGATCTAGACGTCGAGATCAATCCGCCGCAGAATATTGGAACTCGCTGTGTGCAACCTCGTGGATCTAATAGCTCTGGTATGAACTCCATCAACAACACTCATAGTCCGTATTTCTTGCATTCCGCCGATTATCCTGGGTTGTGTATCTCGAATCAGAAGTTAGATGGATTGAATTATAACAACTGGTATATTGTGATGAGGATGAGTCTTGATGCTAATAACAAGATAGGATTCGATGGATCGTTAGTTAGACCAGCTGAAAATGATCTGTTGTTCAAGATCTCGATTAGATGCAACAACATGGTTAAGTCGTGGTTACTTAATATAGTGAATCAGGAGATATATGATAGCATCATGTATTATGATGATGCTGTTGAGATGTGGAATGATTTGTACTCAAGGTTTCGAGTGAGTAATCTCCCAAGGAAGTATCAGTTAGAGCAGGCTATTGCGACCTTTAAGCAGGGATCCATGGATTTATCTGCTTACTATACTAAGAAGAAGACTCTTTGGGAGCAACTGTCTAACACAAACTAG